The Candidatus Scalindua japonica genome has a window encoding:
- the amt gene encoding ammonium transporter, which translates to MDTSLTDIFWVLICAGLVFFMQAGFTCLESGLTRSKNSINVAIKNITDFGITTILFWSSGFAIMFGASGSGLAGSTDFFLSLDNGPERNSLFLFEIMFCATSVTIVSGATAERLRFRSYIIISIILAGLIYPIFGHWAWNGIQSGILSGWLGKAGFIDFAGSTVVHSVGGWVSLAALLVIGPRTGRFPAVGAHMKIHGSNLPLSVLGALLLWVGWFGFNGGSTLALNDQVAAIITNTFLAGASGTMVTLTIGWIIRKRADAELVIFGSIAGLVAITASAHAVNTVYALIIGGIGGTVMLGVEYLLDYLHIDDAVGAIPVHLGAGVWGTIAVAIFGNAEVLDTGLTRGEQLLIQASGIGVCFMWTFGTSYGFFLLINRFFPLRVSLDDEYIGLNVSEHGARTELHDMFSTMDRQAKSGDMNLRVPVEPFTEVGQIAERYNWVMDALQREAAKTEASLHEKELLLREIHHRVKNNLQVISSLLSLQSRSRKDEQAIEMAQESQNRIKVMALIHEKLYRSKDFANVDFNDYIKNLVNDLFVSYKVSTSRISLKMDIENISLGIDTAIPTGLIINELVTNCLKYAFRPDKDGEIRISLRLLDKGKKELIVSDNGVGLPDSLDIKKAESLGLRMITNLTERSLHGTVTINKKNGTEFQIIFKEKEYKDRI; encoded by the coding sequence ATGGATACATCATTAACCGATATTTTCTGGGTTTTAATATGCGCTGGTCTGGTTTTTTTCATGCAGGCAGGATTTACCTGTCTGGAATCAGGTCTGACACGATCAAAGAACAGCATCAATGTCGCTATTAAAAACATTACTGACTTTGGAATTACGACAATTTTATTCTGGTCTTCTGGCTTTGCTATTATGTTTGGGGCATCCGGTAGCGGATTGGCAGGATCAACTGATTTCTTTTTATCTCTTGATAACGGACCAGAGAGAAATTCATTGTTTCTTTTCGAGATTATGTTCTGTGCTACTTCTGTGACTATTGTTTCAGGGGCGACTGCGGAACGATTGCGATTCAGGAGCTATATCATCATATCAATAATACTTGCTGGTCTGATATACCCGATATTTGGACATTGGGCCTGGAACGGAATACAATCAGGAATTCTTTCCGGTTGGTTAGGAAAAGCAGGTTTTATAGATTTTGCCGGTTCTACTGTGGTCCACAGTGTCGGCGGTTGGGTGTCATTGGCTGCATTGCTGGTTATCGGACCCCGTACAGGTCGCTTCCCTGCAGTTGGAGCACATATGAAGATCCATGGCAGCAATCTTCCCTTATCGGTACTTGGAGCTTTGCTTCTGTGGGTCGGCTGGTTTGGCTTCAACGGTGGAAGTACTCTTGCTTTGAATGACCAGGTTGCTGCTATTATCACAAATACATTTCTTGCTGGTGCATCAGGTACTATGGTGACACTTACTATAGGATGGATAATACGAAAGCGGGCGGATGCTGAACTCGTAATTTTCGGATCGATCGCTGGCCTTGTTGCCATAACCGCCTCCGCTCATGCTGTCAACACAGTATATGCCCTGATTATTGGTGGTATAGGTGGAACTGTGATGTTAGGAGTAGAATACCTTTTGGATTATTTACACATTGATGACGCAGTCGGTGCTATTCCCGTCCACCTGGGTGCTGGTGTATGGGGTACAATCGCTGTAGCGATTTTTGGCAATGCAGAAGTCCTGGATACAGGTCTAACCCGTGGTGAACAACTCTTAATTCAAGCATCGGGTATAGGAGTATGCTTTATGTGGACATTTGGTACCTCTTATGGATTTTTTCTATTAATAAACCGGTTCTTCCCATTACGAGTCTCTCTAGATGACGAATACATTGGCCTTAATGTCTCAGAGCATGGAGCGAGGACAGAACTGCATGACATGTTCAGTACTATGGATAGGCAGGCAAAGAGTGGTGACATGAATCTCCGTGTACCGGTAGAACCGTTCACAGAAGTCGGACAAATAGCTGAACGTTACAATTGGGTGATGGATGCACTTCAAAGGGAGGCGGCGAAGACAGAAGCTTCTCTCCATGAAAAAGAGTTACTTCTACGCGAGATTCATCATAGAGTGAAAAACAATTTACAAGTCATTTCCAGCCTGCTCAGCCTCCAATCCAGATCTCGTAAGGATGAACAGGCGATAGAGATGGCGCAGGAAAGCCAGAACCGCATTAAGGTAATGGCGCTTATTCACGAAAAACTTTACCGATCAAAAGATTTTGCTAATGTTGACTTCAATGACTATATCAAAAATCTGGTAAACGATCTATTCGTCTCCTACAAAGTGAGTACTTCCAGAATTTCGTTGAAGATGGATATTGAAAATATTTCTCTGGGAATCGATACTGCCATACCCACCGGATTAATCATCAATGAACTGGTCACAAATTGCCTGAAATACGCATTCAGGCCGGACAAAGACGGTGAAATCAGAATATCTCTTCGTTTACTTGATAAAGGTAAGAAAGAATTAATAGTCAGTGATAACGGAGTTGGGCTTCCTGACAGCCTTGATATCAAAAAGGCGGAATCTTTA
- the hcp gene encoding hydroxylamine reductase, with translation MFCFQCQETANNSGCTVRGVCGKSEITANLQDLLIFVLKGICVYGVEVKRFERIDNNIGLFIAKSLFATITNANFDDERIISLIKEGLDIKKNLKARLLSVSVQNEFYQNIPDCALWHSENAGDFHEKAKDVGFLSYLDEDIRALKAFIIYGCKGISAYADHAAILGFEEREIYDFIMEGLAATTQDLSIKELLGILGKTGECAVRTMSLLDKANCESFGNPEITRVNIGVGNKPGILVSGHDYRDLEDLLKQTEGTEIDVYTHGEMLPAHYYPCFRKYKHLVGNYGNAWWKQGREFDSFNGPVLITTNCIVPVKDAYRDRIFTTGMSGYPGVKHIAGRKDGGMKDFSEIIRLAGKCQPPIELEQGEIVGGFAHHQVLALKDKIVEAVKTEKIKHFIVMSGCDGRHRTREYYTKVAISLPKDTIILTSGCAKYRYNKLELGDINGIPRVLDAGQCNDSYSLVIIAQKLTEAFDLADINELPLSFDIAWYEQKAIAILLALFHLGVKKIRRGPTLPGFLTPDMANVMVEKFNVKPIGKVSEDIKEMLSGN, from the coding sequence ATGTTTTGTTTTCAGTGTCAAGAAACCGCTAATAACTCAGGATGTACGGTAAGAGGTGTATGTGGTAAATCGGAAATAACCGCTAATCTTCAAGATTTATTGATTTTTGTGCTCAAGGGAATATGTGTCTATGGGGTTGAAGTAAAAAGGTTTGAACGTATTGATAATAATATTGGTTTGTTTATTGCTAAATCTCTTTTCGCGACAATCACAAATGCTAATTTCGATGATGAAAGAATCATCTCATTAATAAAAGAAGGTTTGGATATTAAAAAAAACTTAAAAGCGCGATTATTATCTGTCTCTGTTCAAAATGAATTTTATCAAAATATTCCAGATTGTGCTTTATGGCATTCTGAAAATGCCGGCGACTTTCATGAAAAAGCAAAAGATGTTGGGTTTTTATCGTATTTAGATGAAGACATTCGTGCTTTAAAAGCATTTATCATTTATGGATGCAAGGGTATTTCCGCTTATGCTGATCATGCGGCAATCTTAGGTTTTGAAGAGCGGGAAATTTATGACTTTATAATGGAAGGATTAGCCGCAACCACCCAAGACTTATCAATAAAGGAGTTGCTGGGAATCCTGGGAAAAACAGGAGAATGCGCAGTCAGAACAATGTCACTTTTGGATAAGGCAAATTGCGAAAGTTTTGGCAATCCGGAAATAACCAGAGTAAATATTGGAGTCGGTAATAAACCCGGTATCTTAGTCTCAGGACATGATTATAGGGATTTAGAAGACCTCCTTAAGCAAACTGAAGGAACAGAGATTGATGTTTATACACATGGTGAAATGCTTCCGGCACATTATTACCCGTGTTTTCGGAAGTATAAACATCTTGTTGGAAATTATGGAAATGCCTGGTGGAAGCAGGGCAGAGAATTTGATTCCTTTAATGGGCCTGTTTTAATAACAACAAATTGCATTGTTCCTGTAAAGGATGCATATAGAGATAGAATATTTACGACCGGTATGTCCGGATATCCTGGTGTAAAACATATTGCCGGCAGGAAAGATGGAGGAATGAAAGATTTTTCTGAAATAATTAGACTTGCCGGAAAATGTCAGCCTCCAATTGAATTAGAACAGGGCGAAATCGTTGGTGGTTTTGCACACCATCAGGTTTTAGCGCTGAAAGATAAAATAGTTGAAGCAGTAAAAACAGAAAAGATTAAACATTTTATTGTAATGTCAGGTTGTGACGGAAGGCACAGAACCAGGGAATACTATACAAAAGTAGCAATATCCCTACCAAAAGATACTATTATTTTAACCTCTGGGTGTGCAAAGTATCGCTACAACAAATTGGAGTTAGGTGATATTAATGGAATTCCAAGAGTACTTGATGCCGGGCAATGTAATGATTCATACTCTCTGGTTATAATTGCCCAGAAGCTTACGGAAGCGTTTGATCTGGCTGATATTAATGAATTGCCACTTTCTTTCGATATTGCATGGTATGAGCAGAAGGCAATAGCAATATTATTGGCATTGTTTCATTTAGGTGTGAAAAAAATAAGGCGGGGGCCAACATTACCCGGGTTCTTGACACCTGATATGGCAAATGTAATGGTTGAAAAATTTAATGTAAAACCTATTGGTAAAGTCTCAGAAGACATTAAAGAAATGCTTTCTGGAAATTAA
- a CDS encoding ATP-binding protein — MTIKNKILFWFLIPSIIIITVTTVICYLYTCREIRKNIFDQLEIAADEIRTNVKIFLSGKQVLTFAFSSDGLIRECAEGIIRNDSTKEYYTNSLNNHLVTSKKPLDPDILDVFIADLDGKIISSTDAGILGRNISSETYFSETLKKGSCITDIHYSSEYGQNTFFDVSRTLLRKGGQDPIGLIINRYNGFSLNRAIHRKIKEGSGQKKQLNGFGETGEVYIVNNNKIMITESRFIEDAMYNQIVDNEGIRTAFENRTSVSGIYPDYKGISVLGVFKYMEEMDWVIAASKNVSEAFAPVTYLKYFILIIGSTGIVVILLVAVYISNKITGSLEKTTDVARRIARSDLESPIMGYRSMNDLKKLGELINSELHKHRQASSYDIRSIKNDDLFLFKIKRSSEEWTITFDATPDIITIHDKNYKIVRANKAFYDAFNIDEKQLYDKKCSEIFRCTDTALHKCSLVKCARSLKPEYEEFDDPITGETILLLIYPLLNEENVFQGAIRQQKNITEIKKIDEKMKRSEMFSENLIETAQDAIVCIDEDGSVRVWNHSAEKIFGYSKSEIIGKSVTLIIPEKYKKEHEEGLKRFLQTGQARIIGKSIEVSGKTKEGIEVPIELSLSFQKIENKRYYFTGIIRDRTFEMDAKQQLLEKSIKLEEYSQALEQKVESRTFALREANKKLQEADQRKTEFLTVASHELRTPLAAVLGYATIINNRLQNSVFPNVRTDDSKVARSIRKVESGLDTIILEGRRLTDLINDLLDIEKIESGEVEWKMEHISVVEIMKRAKALTHSSFEQDSCELIIDVDDELPEVLGDKNRLEQVIINLISNALKFTKKGFITCRARKLNNEIVVSVIDTGKGIPEGDHEKIFDKFKQSYTAIKGKQKGTGLGLPICKEIVKHHGGKIWVASEPGKGSNFSFTLPLL, encoded by the coding sequence ATGACTATCAAAAATAAAATATTATTCTGGTTCTTAATTCCATCGATTATCATCATAACGGTCACAACCGTAATCTGCTATCTATATACTTGCAGGGAAATAAGAAAAAACATTTTTGATCAACTAGAGATAGCTGCTGATGAAATACGTACAAACGTAAAGATTTTCTTGTCAGGAAAACAAGTCCTTACTTTTGCCTTTAGCTCTGACGGATTGATAAGAGAATGTGCAGAAGGAATCATAAGGAATGACAGCACGAAAGAATATTATACTAATTCCTTAAATAATCATCTTGTTACAAGCAAGAAACCCCTTGATCCTGACATTCTAGATGTTTTTATCGCTGATCTTGATGGTAAGATAATCAGTTCAACAGATGCAGGCATATTAGGCAGAAATATTTCAAGCGAAACATACTTCTCAGAGACATTAAAAAAAGGTTCTTGCATAACTGATATACATTATTCTTCAGAATATGGACAGAATACTTTCTTTGATGTTAGCAGGACTCTTTTAAGGAAAGGCGGGCAAGATCCTATTGGTTTAATCATTAATAGATATAACGGTTTTAGTCTCAATAGGGCTATCCATCGTAAAATAAAAGAAGGATCTGGGCAGAAAAAACAACTGAATGGATTTGGGGAGACAGGAGAGGTGTATATAGTAAATAATAATAAAATAATGATTACTGAATCAAGATTCATTGAAGATGCCATGTACAATCAGATTGTTGATAATGAGGGAATTCGAACTGCATTTGAAAATAGAACAAGCGTGTCTGGCATATATCCTGACTATAAAGGTATCTCAGTACTTGGTGTCTTTAAATACATGGAAGAAATGGATTGGGTTATCGCCGCAAGCAAAAATGTCTCAGAAGCATTTGCTCCTGTCACGTATTTAAAATACTTTATTCTCATTATTGGATCTACCGGTATTGTAGTTATTTTGTTAGTTGCAGTCTATATTTCTAATAAAATTACGGGCTCTCTAGAGAAAACTACAGATGTGGCCAGAAGGATTGCAAGAAGTGATTTAGAGAGTCCAATAATGGGTTATAGAAGTATGAATGATTTAAAAAAACTGGGAGAACTCATTAATTCAGAGTTGCATAAACACAGACAAGCAAGCTCTTATGACATCCGTTCCATTAAGAATGACGATTTGTTTTTATTTAAGATAAAGAGGAGTAGTGAAGAATGGACAATAACCTTTGATGCGACTCCTGATATTATTACAATCCATGATAAGAATTATAAAATTGTCAGGGCAAATAAAGCATTTTATGATGCGTTTAACATAGACGAAAAACAGTTATATGACAAAAAATGCTCCGAGATTTTTCGTTGCACAGACACAGCCTTGCATAAATGTTCACTCGTAAAATGTGCTAGAAGTTTAAAACCTGAATATGAAGAATTTGATGATCCAATTACGGGAGAAACTATCCTCTTGCTTATATACCCTCTTCTTAATGAGGAAAATGTATTTCAAGGTGCCATTAGACAACAGAAAAATATAACAGAGATAAAAAAAATAGACGAAAAGATGAAAAGATCGGAGATGTTTTCGGAGAATTTGATAGAAACTGCTCAGGATGCTATTGTCTGTATCGATGAAGATGGCAGTGTTAGAGTCTGGAATCACTCTGCTGAAAAGATCTTCGGATACTCAAAGAGTGAGATCATAGGAAAATCAGTAACATTAATTATTCCAGAAAAATACAAAAAAGAACATGAGGAAGGATTAAAGCGGTTTTTACAAACCGGTCAAGCCAGAATAATTGGTAAATCAATAGAAGTTTCTGGAAAGACAAAAGAAGGGATTGAAGTCCCAATTGAATTGTCTTTATCATTCCAGAAAATTGAAAACAAACGATATTATTTTACTGGAATAATCAGGGATAGAACATTTGAAATGGATGCGAAACAGCAGTTGTTAGAGAAGTCAATTAAATTAGAGGAATATAGTCAGGCGCTGGAGCAAAAAGTAGAGTCGAGGACATTTGCATTAAGAGAGGCAAATAAGAAACTTCAAGAAGCAGATCAGCGGAAGACAGAATTTTTAACCGTAGCTTCGCACGAATTAAGGACACCTCTTGCAGCTGTTTTGGGCTATGCAACGATTATAAACAATAGACTTCAAAATTCAGTTTTTCCAAATGTTAGAACAGATGACAGCAAGGTTGCAAGGTCAATAAGGAAAGTGGAAAGTGGCCTGGATACCATAATATTAGAGGGGAGAAGATTGACAGATCTTATAAACGACCTCCTTGACATCGAAAAGATAGAAAGTGGAGAAGTTGAGTGGAAAATGGAACACATTTCAGTAGTTGAGATTATGAAACGAGCAAAAGCTCTTACCCATAGTTCTTTTGAGCAAGACAGCTGTGAGTTAATAATAGATGTCGATGACGAATTGCCTGAAGTTCTGGGCGACAAGAACAGGCTCGAACAGGTAATAATTAATCTGATTTCTAATGCTTTGAAGTTTACAAAAAAGGGATTCATAACATGCAGGGCAAGGAAGCTGAATAACGAGATAGTGGTAAGTGTAATAGACACAGGTAAAGGTATACCTGAAGGTGATCATGAGAAGATATTTGATAAATTCAAACAGTCTTACACAGCTATTAAAGGAAAACAGAAAGGAACGGGCCTTGGTCTGCCAATCTGCAAAGAGATAGTAAAGCATCATGGTGGAAAAATATGGGTTGCAAGTGAGCCGGGAAAGGGAAGTAACTTTTCATTTACTTTACCATTATTATAA
- a CDS encoding DUF2231 domain-containing protein, with translation MKLTVRTSLVEILKKIFPEKTKLKIRLPEIPFHALCVHFPTALYPVAIIFLFLALIFDRNSFRNTYFYLMIIAVFFTPISHFTGILEWKNKYRGAKTHIFINKIRFSLILSVVGALCVIWYWFFPETLNYTGIYNIIFIILNISTIPLIVYLGHMGGKLVYGLPR, from the coding sequence ATGAAATTGACCGTGAGAACAAGTCTGGTGGAAATTCTGAAAAAAATATTTCCGGAAAAAACAAAACTGAAAATCAGACTACCCGAGATTCCGTTTCATGCGCTTTGTGTCCATTTTCCAACTGCCCTTTACCCTGTGGCAATTATTTTTCTTTTCCTTGCTTTGATTTTCGATCGGAATTCATTCCGTAATACATATTTTTACCTTATGATCATTGCTGTTTTTTTTACACCGATTTCCCATTTTACCGGAATACTTGAGTGGAAAAATAAATATAGAGGAGCAAAAACCCATATTTTTATTAACAAAATACGCTTCAGCTTGATTTTAAGTGTAGTAGGGGCATTATGTGTTATCTGGTACTGGTTTTTTCCGGAAACGCTGAATTATACCGGTATATACAATATAATTTTCATTATTTTAAATATTTCTACTATACCACTTATCGTCTATCTTGGGCATATGGGAGGCAAGTTAGTTTACGGACTGCCTCGATGA
- a CDS encoding sigma-54-dependent Fis family transcriptional regulator, producing the protein MKTSHIKNKKSAELRKKTEAKHKPVLIPIEKLSDEEVRKLANTLQIKQIELEKQNNELRRVQKEREDLSVLASHEYAEYIIETVRKPLVVLNSKLCVITANKPFYKTFVVSPEDTVGKLIYELGNREWNIPRLKQLLEEHLPDKGKIVDYMVVHVFESLGKRMMLLNAQHIINCGEDGKLILLSIEDITDQIKTDEKINKFLLKSWEHKRNLDAIFKSIKDGIIMVDRELRILEFNDLARGICGFPDIKIARGKKFQSFIKGCDGVCFETIFDTAKKKIPAERHRFECFSRDKHRSLVSIIAYPIIDNQEQFNGCVIVMRDETRLALLEGELHEPGRLHNIIGKSDTIQKVFSMIEILSDKPTTVLITGESGTGKRLVAEALHYYGKEKENIPYVVVSCSSLSDSILESELFGHVKGAFTGAISDRVGRFEKAEGGTIFLDEIGDISDTMQLRLLRILEERVFERVGDSKTLKANVRIIAATNQDLRRKISEGKFREDLYHRLKVVEIAIPPLRDRREDIPHLVEHFIEKLNVRLNKQIKSICPNVLKIFMDYRWSGNIRELYHTMEYAFATSTENIITINNLPYEFENIKFDKSPRKETGEINDRLQILQALEKTGWNKAKASRLLGIHRATIYNKMKQFDITEEERSQ; encoded by the coding sequence ATGAAGACAAGCCATATCAAAAATAAGAAATCTGCTGAACTGAGAAAAAAAACAGAGGCAAAACATAAGCCGGTATTAATACCGATAGAGAAACTGTCAGATGAAGAAGTTCGCAAACTGGCAAATACGCTTCAGATAAAACAGATTGAGCTTGAGAAACAAAATAATGAACTCCGCAGGGTCCAGAAAGAACGAGAAGACTTATCCGTACTTGCATCCCATGAATATGCTGAATATATTATTGAAACGGTACGTAAACCGCTTGTCGTGTTGAATTCCAAATTATGTGTAATTACTGCAAACAAGCCATTTTATAAGACGTTCGTTGTTTCACCTGAAGATACTGTAGGTAAATTAATTTATGAACTTGGAAATCGTGAGTGGAATATTCCAAGACTGAAGCAGCTTCTGGAAGAACACCTGCCAGATAAAGGTAAAATAGTTGATTACATGGTTGTACATGTTTTTGAATCCCTTGGGAAAAGAATGATGCTGCTTAATGCACAACACATAATTAATTGTGGAGAAGACGGTAAATTGATTTTATTGTCCATAGAAGATATCACCGATCAGATAAAAACTGATGAGAAAATTAATAAATTTCTTTTAAAGAGTTGGGAGCATAAAAGAAACCTTGATGCCATCTTTAAGAGTATCAAAGATGGTATTATTATGGTAGACAGAGAGCTGAGAATACTTGAATTCAATGACTTGGCTAGAGGAATATGTGGTTTTCCTGATATTAAAATAGCAAGAGGAAAAAAATTTCAGTCGTTTATAAAAGGGTGTGATGGAGTATGTTTTGAAACTATTTTTGATACAGCGAAGAAAAAAATTCCTGCTGAAAGACACCGTTTTGAATGTTTCAGTAGAGACAAACATAGATCATTAGTCAGTATAATTGCATACCCAATTATTGACAATCAGGAACAGTTTAATGGTTGTGTCATAGTAATGAGAGATGAAACACGTCTTGCACTCCTTGAGGGTGAGCTGCATGAGCCTGGACGCTTACATAATATCATAGGAAAAAGTGATACTATACAGAAGGTATTCTCTATGATTGAAATTTTATCAGACAAACCTACTACAGTGTTAATTACGGGTGAAAGTGGTACAGGGAAGAGGTTGGTAGCTGAAGCGTTACATTACTATGGAAAGGAAAAGGAAAACATCCCTTATGTAGTGGTAAGCTGTTCCTCTTTGTCTGACAGTATACTTGAGAGTGAATTGTTTGGACACGTTAAGGGTGCTTTTACCGGTGCTATAAGTGATAGAGTAGGAAGGTTTGAAAAGGCTGAAGGTGGTACTATCTTTTTGGATGAAATAGGAGATATATCAGATACGATGCAATTACGACTATTAAGGATACTTGAAGAAAGAGTTTTCGAACGTGTTGGAGACTCAAAAACCCTCAAAGCAAATGTCAGGATAATTGCAGCCACGAACCAGGACCTTCGACGAAAGATTAGTGAAGGGAAATTCAGAGAAGACTTGTATCATAGATTAAAAGTAGTTGAGATAGCTATTCCTCCTCTCAGGGATAGGCGTGAAGACATTCCACATTTAGTAGAGCATTTTATAGAAAAACTCAATGTAAGATTAAACAAACAAATTAAATCTATCTGTCCAAATGTTCTAAAGATATTTATGGACTACAGATGGTCAGGTAACATAAGGGAGCTCTACCATACAATGGAATATGCTTTTGCAACCAGTACCGAAAATATAATTACTATAAATAATCTACCATACGAATTTGAAAATATTAAATTTGATAAAAGCCCTCGTAAAGAAACAGGTGAAATAAATGATCGACTTCAAATACTTCAAGCTTTGGAAAAAACTGGCTGGAATAAGGCCAAAGCTTCACGTTTGCTTGGCATACACCGGGCAACAATCTATAATAAGATGAAGCAGTTTGATATAACTGAGGAGGAAAGATCACAATAA
- a CDS encoding response regulator yields MTKAKIMIVEDEWIAAEDTQYKLQDMGYTVSALASTGKEAIQKAEEDKPDLVLTDIVLEGEMDGIEVAKQIYPRFDIPFIYLTAYADDKILERIKVTEPFGYIVKPFTSEDLKIAIELALYKHKAEGKRRKRIQDLSNALAKNRTLAGPLHICSSCKKIQDEEGDWKRIEDFISELSGAEFKHMVCPVCEKIRNT; encoded by the coding sequence ATGACAAAAGCAAAGATTATGATAGTGGAAGATGAGTGGATTGCCGCCGAGGATACACAATATAAATTACAGGATATGGGATATACTGTTTCTGCCCTGGCATCTACCGGAAAGGAAGCGATTCAAAAGGCGGAGGAGGATAAACCGGATCTGGTGTTGACTGATATTGTATTAGAGGGAGAAATGGATGGGATTGAAGTTGCAAAGCAAATCTATCCACGTTTTGATATCCCCTTTATATATTTAACAGCTTATGCCGATGACAAGATTCTGGAGCGAATAAAAGTAACAGAACCGTTTGGATATATAGTCAAACCTTTTACAAGCGAAGACTTGAAAATTGCTATTGAACTGGCTCTTTATAAACACAAAGCCGAAGGAAAAAGAAGAAAACGAATTCAAGATCTCAGTAATGCGCTGGCTAAGAACAGGACACTGGCTGGTCCTCTTCACATTTGCTCTTCTTGTAAAAAAATACAAGATGAAGAGGGTGATTGGAAACGAATTGAAGATTTTATTAGTGAGCTTTCTGGTGCGGAATTCAAACATATGGTTTGCCCTGTTTGTGAGAAAATCCGTAATACATAA
- a CDS encoding CBS domain-containing protein gives MKNPVSQILKSKGEKIWSIAPYETAYKALQLMSEKNLGALLVIEEEKVVGLFSERDYARKAILKGKASKTTNVSELMTKEVLYVDPETSVEDCMSLMTAKCIRHLPVMEKKQLVGVVSQGDVVKQLIADQKFENEELERYIHEEC, from the coding sequence ATGAAGAATCCAGTCAGTCAAATTTTGAAGAGCAAAGGAGAGAAGATTTGGTCAATTGCTCCATATGAAACAGCATATAAAGCATTGCAATTAATGTCAGAGAAGAATTTGGGGGCTTTATTGGTTATTGAGGAAGAAAAGGTTGTTGGCCTCTTCTCGGAACGTGATTATGCTCGCAAAGCAATTCTGAAAGGGAAGGCTTCCAAGACTACAAATGTTAGTGAACTGATGACTAAAGAAGTGCTTTACGTTGATCCTGAAACTTCAGTTGAGGATTGCATGTCACTGATGACGGCAAAATGCATCAGGCATTTGCCTGTTATGGAAAAAAAACAACTGGTTGGAGTAGTGTCCCAGGGTGATGTGGTCAAGCAGTTAATAGCAGATCAGAAATTCGAGAATGAGGAACTAGAGAGATACATTCACGAAGAGTGTTAG
- a CDS encoding ferritin family protein, with product MNNQIEISGKRIKELEKVIEVLIVAIPREEVAYEFYHDLAKSIKHEGTRRMFIKVANQKLSHKGMLEMELKKLQQEIDKLKSTGK from the coding sequence ATGAATAATCAAATAGAAATATCAGGAAAACGAATTAAAGAGTTGGAAAAGGTAATAGAAGTTTTGATAGTTGCAATTCCCAGGGAGGAGGTAGCATACGAATTCTACCATGATCTTGCAAAGTCTATAAAACATGAGGGTACCAGAAGGATGTTCATTAAAGTTGCTAACCAGAAGCTTTCTCATAAAGGTATGTTGGAGATGGAATTAAAAAAGTTACAACAGGAAATAGACAAATTAAAGTCAACGGGGAAATAA